From Solidesulfovibrio carbinoliphilus subsp. oakridgensis, the proteins below share one genomic window:
- a CDS encoding PAS domain S-box protein — protein MGPRLFAWLFLLACLLPHPAWAAEKVRKNVLYFNSYQNGYQWSDEILAGIRAGLEKSDFNVDLQIEYMDSKKYTDPTLRGMLHDFYRLKYRNTRFDVILASDNYAFEFLRQYQDELFPGTPLVFCGVNDFHPEWLAGHPNFTGVLEEPDIRETLELALRFHPDRRRLIVFGDSSVTGLAISNQLRAVEPAFAGRLHFEYQDNLALAQILDTVRGLPDDAMIFLIPFYKDTQKDVYSVNEVLAAIRANSDVPIYSAWQFMLGHGIVGGRLHSGIEEGRLVADMAEKILRGTPVADLPIVTQTNDTYIFDFKEMVRLGITSDKLPSGFTLINEPYPFYHINIAVFWTIIVSFLILCYVMVLLVTNILRRKSVEEKIKDQLSFLETLVNTIPIPIYYKDGAGAYRGCNTAFRRWCGVTGEHPPIEGCGGMDDAPLSWSLDVEDAGLLREPGVRVGETEILDADNTSHSVILHRAVYESAKGEIAGLVGVLYDVSELKRAAEKLRLAEEKYRGIFENSALGIFRMTPDGRAVDVNPALLAMLGVEDLDTLAERRGDLLDVLFSNRARFEALIGSAVDEDATVKFETRFVRPDARLVTANINMRLVADRDGYLAYVEGVVEDVTKRHEAERALRESQEMLRLVLDNIPQLVSWKDKALRYIGANRAFIEFFGFADLDDLMGRDDYALPLRQEDMDAVRATDVDVMRNNRTVSGELAARNVRGADVLLEIKKVPLHDDRGAVVGVLSTAEDVTQKVSLERQLLQSQKMEAIGTLAGGIAHDFNNILTSIINSAELALMDLPPDEPIEDDMRRVLRAGERGSRLVKQILSFTRPSQAGFAAINVVDVVSEAAGLIKASMPRNIKIVVDTPETAVTCRADPTQLHQIVMNLCTNAFQAMRETGGVLTLALAEDELDETLAGIVGVRAGRHARLSIVDTGPGIPPEIMDKIFDPFFTTKQKGEGTGLGLAVVRGIVKGHRGAVRVVSQPGSRTGFDVFLPLLADADAPAALPAASANRGRDRILFVEDDEDQLLTIPRVLAQLGHEVSAHGGGASALARLAADPDAFDVCITDFDMPDLNGLELAGKIAAVAPRLPVILVSGRLGDVEEREMVGNIRKIVLKPYNQAIISAAIREVLDAKPQTKAA, from the coding sequence ATGGGCCCAAGGCTTTTCGCATGGCTTTTTCTCCTGGCCTGCCTCCTGCCCCACCCTGCCTGGGCGGCGGAGAAGGTCAGGAAGAACGTCCTGTATTTCAACTCCTACCAGAACGGCTACCAGTGGTCCGACGAGATCCTGGCCGGCATCCGTGCGGGACTGGAGAAATCCGACTTCAACGTGGACCTGCAAATCGAGTACATGGACTCGAAAAAGTACACGGATCCCACGCTGCGCGGCATGCTCCACGACTTTTACCGCCTCAAGTACCGCAACACCCGTTTTGACGTCATCCTGGCCTCGGACAACTACGCCTTCGAGTTCCTGCGCCAATACCAGGACGAACTGTTTCCCGGCACGCCTCTCGTCTTTTGCGGGGTCAACGACTTCCACCCCGAGTGGCTGGCCGGGCATCCGAACTTCACCGGGGTCCTCGAGGAGCCGGACATCCGCGAGACCCTGGAGCTGGCCCTGCGCTTCCACCCGGACCGCCGCCGCCTGATCGTGTTCGGCGATTCCTCGGTCACGGGACTGGCCATCAGCAACCAGTTGCGGGCCGTGGAGCCTGCCTTCGCCGGCCGGCTGCATTTCGAATACCAGGACAACCTGGCCCTGGCGCAGATCCTCGACACCGTGCGCGGTCTGCCGGACGATGCCATGATCTTCCTGATCCCCTTTTACAAGGATACCCAGAAGGACGTCTATTCGGTCAACGAGGTCCTGGCCGCCATCCGGGCCAATTCCGACGTGCCCATCTACAGCGCCTGGCAGTTCATGCTCGGCCACGGCATCGTCGGCGGCAGGCTGCACAGCGGCATCGAGGAAGGACGCCTCGTGGCCGACATGGCCGAAAAGATCCTCCGCGGCACGCCCGTGGCCGACCTGCCCATCGTCACCCAAACCAACGACACCTACATCTTCGATTTCAAAGAGATGGTGCGCCTTGGCATCACCTCCGACAAGCTGCCCTCGGGCTTTACCCTCATAAACGAACCCTACCCCTTCTACCACATCAACATCGCGGTCTTCTGGACCATCATCGTAAGCTTTCTCATCCTCTGCTACGTCATGGTCCTGCTCGTGACCAACATCCTGCGACGCAAATCCGTGGAGGAGAAGATCAAGGACCAGCTGTCCTTCCTGGAAACCCTCGTCAACACCATCCCCATCCCCATCTACTACAAGGACGGGGCTGGCGCGTATCGGGGCTGCAACACCGCCTTTCGCCGCTGGTGCGGCGTAACGGGCGAGCATCCGCCCATCGAGGGCTGCGGCGGGATGGACGACGCCCCCCTGTCCTGGTCCCTGGACGTGGAAGACGCCGGGCTCTTGCGCGAGCCCGGCGTGCGGGTCGGCGAAACCGAGATCCTGGACGCGGACAACACCTCCCACTCGGTCATCCTCCACCGGGCGGTCTATGAAAGCGCCAAGGGCGAGATCGCGGGCCTGGTCGGGGTGCTCTACGACGTGTCGGAACTCAAGCGGGCCGCCGAGAAGCTGCGACTGGCCGAAGAGAAATATCGCGGCATCTTCGAGAATTCGGCGCTTGGCATCTTCCGCATGACCCCGGACGGCCGGGCCGTGGACGTCAATCCGGCCTTGCTCGCCATGCTCGGGGTCGAGGACCTAGACACCCTGGCCGAACGCCGGGGCGACCTGCTCGACGTGCTCTTTTCCAACCGGGCCCGGTTCGAGGCGCTCATCGGCTCGGCCGTGGACGAGGACGCCACGGTCAAATTCGAAACCCGCTTCGTCCGCCCGGACGCCCGGCTCGTCACGGCCAACATCAACATGCGCCTGGTGGCCGACCGGGACGGCTACCTCGCCTACGTCGAAGGCGTGGTCGAGGACGTGACCAAGCGCCACGAGGCCGAGCGGGCCCTGCGCGAATCCCAGGAGATGCTGCGCCTGGTGCTCGACAACATCCCCCAGCTCGTCTCCTGGAAGGACAAGGCCCTGCGCTACATCGGCGCCAACCGGGCCTTTATCGAGTTTTTCGGCTTCGCCGACCTGGATGACCTCATGGGCCGGGACGACTACGCCCTGCCCCTGCGCCAGGAGGACATGGACGCGGTCAGGGCCACGGACGTCGACGTCATGCGCAACAACCGGACGGTGTCCGGGGAGCTGGCCGCCCGAAATGTCCGGGGCGCGGACGTGCTTCTGGAAATCAAAAAGGTACCCCTCCACGACGACCGGGGGGCGGTGGTCGGCGTCCTGTCCACGGCCGAGGACGTGACCCAGAAGGTGAGCCTCGAGCGCCAACTTCTCCAATCCCAGAAGATGGAGGCCATCGGCACCCTGGCCGGCGGCATCGCCCACGACTTCAACAACATCCTGACCTCCATCATCAACTCCGCCGAACTGGCCCTCATGGACCTGCCGCCCGACGAACCCATCGAGGACGACATGCGCCGGGTGCTGCGGGCCGGGGAGCGCGGCAGCCGGCTGGTCAAGCAGATCCTGTCCTTCACCCGTCCGTCCCAGGCGGGATTCGCGGCCATAAACGTGGTCGACGTGGTCAGCGAGGCGGCCGGGCTCATCAAGGCCTCCATGCCGCGCAACATCAAGATCGTGGTGGACACCCCGGAAACCGCCGTCACCTGCCGGGCCGACCCGACCCAGCTCCACCAGATCGTCATGAACCTGTGCACCAACGCCTTCCAGGCCATGCGCGAGACCGGCGGCGTCCTGACCCTGGCCCTGGCCGAGGACGAACTGGACGAAACCCTGGCCGGGATCGTCGGCGTCCGGGCCGGCCGCCATGCCCGGCTCTCCATCGTGGACACGGGCCCGGGCATCCCGCCGGAAATCATGGACAAGATCTTTGACCCGTTTTTCACCACCAAGCAGAAAGGCGAGGGCACCGGCCTTGGCCTGGCCGTGGTGCGCGGCATCGTCAAGGGCCACCGCGGGGCCGTGCGGGTGGTCAGCCAGCCCGGCAGCCGCACCGGGTTCGATGTCTTTCTGCCGCTCCTGGCCGACGCCGACGCCCCGGCGGCCTTGCCCGCGGCCTCGGCCAACCGGGGACGCGACCGCATCCTTTTCGTCGAGGACGACGAGGACCAGCTCCTGACCATCCCCCGCGTCCTGGCCCAGCTCGGCCACGAGGTCTCGGCCCACGGCGGCGGAGCTTCGGCCCTGGCCCGGCTGGCCGCCGACCCGGACGCCTTCGACGTCTGCATCACCGACTTCGACATGCCGGACCTAAACGGCCTGGAACTGGCCGGCAAGATCGCGGCCGTAGCCCCCCGCCTGCCCGTCATCCTGGTTTCCGGCCGCCTCGGCGACGTCGAGGAGCGGGAGATGGTCGGCAACATCCGCAAAATCGTGCTCAAGCCCTACAACCAGGCGATCATCTCCGCGGCCATCCGCGAGGTGCTCGACGCCAAGCCCCAGACCAAAGCCGCATGA
- a CDS encoding sigma-54-dependent transcriptional regulator: MKSVCIIDDDPEVRDTILSLTRKMRLTSDAAGTLAAGMDLLSRESFDVVFLDVRLPDGNGLAALPGIKRLPDAPEVIILTGIGDPDGAELAIQEGVWDYLVKPSPIKQIMLTLKRALRYREERRCDRAPVSLSLAGCVTVSPRMQPCLDQVAHAAWSNAAVLVTGETGTGKELFARLIHANSSRSKGAFVTVDCASLTETLVESTLFGHRKGAFTGADADRVGLVQLADGGTLFLDEVGEMPLSLQKTFLRVLHEKTFRPVGAIQEHKSDFRLIAATNRNLEAMVEDGQFRRDLYFRLKTIGLPLPPLRARPEDIKPLTLSFVDGLCAEYNLPPKGFDAEFLTMLEAYDWPGNVRELRNVLERAFLASGREKTLYSMHLPQDLRIKVTKSTLERGLQPPENSKDPVVAEVPLSPLPIGRQALKDFKEGMERRYFEGLLREQGRDVAAMIDISGLSRSHFYALLKKNGLAIPD, encoded by the coding sequence ATGAAATCCGTCTGCATCATCGACGACGACCCGGAAGTCCGCGACACCATTTTGAGCCTCACGCGCAAGATGCGCCTGACCAGCGACGCCGCCGGCACACTGGCCGCCGGCATGGACCTCCTGTCCCGGGAGAGCTTCGACGTCGTCTTTCTCGACGTCCGCCTCCCGGACGGCAACGGCCTGGCCGCCCTGCCCGGCATCAAGCGCCTGCCCGACGCCCCGGAAGTGATCATCCTGACCGGCATCGGCGATCCGGACGGCGCGGAACTGGCCATCCAGGAAGGGGTGTGGGACTATCTGGTCAAGCCGTCGCCCATCAAGCAGATCATGCTGACCCTCAAACGGGCCCTGCGCTATCGCGAGGAGCGGCGCTGCGACCGGGCCCCGGTCTCCCTGTCCCTGGCCGGGTGCGTGACGGTCAGCCCCCGCATGCAGCCCTGCCTCGACCAGGTGGCCCACGCCGCCTGGTCCAACGCCGCGGTCCTCGTCACCGGCGAGACCGGCACGGGCAAGGAACTTTTCGCCCGGCTCATCCACGCCAACAGTTCCCGGTCCAAGGGGGCGTTCGTCACAGTGGACTGCGCCTCGCTGACGGAAACGCTGGTCGAGAGCACGCTTTTCGGCCACCGGAAAGGGGCCTTTACCGGGGCCGACGCCGACCGGGTCGGGCTGGTGCAACTGGCCGACGGGGGCACACTTTTCCTCGACGAGGTGGGCGAGATGCCGCTCTCCCTGCAAAAGACCTTCTTGCGGGTGCTCCACGAAAAGACCTTTCGCCCGGTCGGAGCCATCCAGGAGCACAAAAGCGATTTCCGGTTGATCGCGGCCACCAACCGCAACCTCGAGGCCATGGTCGAGGACGGCCAGTTCCGTCGCGATCTGTATTTCCGCCTGAAGACCATCGGACTGCCCCTGCCGCCGCTGCGCGCCCGCCCCGAAGACATAAAACCCCTGACCCTGTCCTTCGTGGACGGCCTTTGCGCCGAATACAACCTGCCGCCCAAGGGGTTTGACGCGGAATTTCTGACCATGCTCGAGGCCTACGACTGGCCGGGCAACGTGCGGGAGCTGCGAAACGTGCTGGAACGGGCCTTTCTGGCCTCGGGCCGCGAAAAGACCCTCTACAGCATGCACCTGCCCCAGGACCTGCGCATCAAGGTGACCAAATCGACCCTGGAACGGGGGCTGCAACCTCCTGAGAACTCCAAGGACCCGGTCGTGGCCGAGGTGCCTCTCTCTCCCCTGCCCATCGGCCGCCAGGCCCTCAAGGACTTCAAGGAAGGGATGGAACGCCGCTACTTCGAAGGCCTCCTGCGTGAGCAGGGCCGGGACGTGGCCGCCATGATCGACATCTCCGGCCTTTCCCGGTCCCATTTTTACGCCCTGCTGAAAAAAAACGGTCTGGCCATTCCGGACTGA
- a CDS encoding autotransporter outer membrane beta-barrel domain-containing protein, with product MTKVQLFALSAALLAITTLSTPGPVYATGVFNQFVGMGDSTIDSGYFVYHSTGNASLDAMVASAIANGAAGGWAGPGVMTSTFLGARFGLSAAPVGGGGTNYANGAAYTAPLSATAGGAAAPGSLTGNVATIQQVTNYVASVGGVANPNALYIVSSGNNDLIFAQNQGTAWIAANPNFLSGLAAQFAASVASLQAAGARTIMVPNTFYTSTLTSTGGLLPASNADDYLRAVAYGNNKWADLSAAGVRFIPADLTSVFRFVSINPTLFGFTPSSVLSANAPSSVPALLTSWADITPVQLQTYLFVDGHHLTTAGQRIEADYEASLLTAPALMSLLPEAAVQGGLARAATIQGQIDLSGQHRGPNGVNVWVSGGISSLTLQNFSGFPDVAGTPLTGSAGADYQFPFGLVLGAAFTAGTQTQDFSMGGGHFDQNDQAVSLYTAYRAGPVWGNAVGSVGWYQDKIERPVALGLYTDQNSASTTGQSLALALRAGGDIALGPVTTGPVAGLVLQQVRLKGFTEAGASGVTALSFGGQTRDSAVSQLGWRAMVDIGRWQPFAEAKWNHELVNQDRKVKAALTSTPATPYSLDAAPVAKDWAGASFGTSYKINDQMMIKATGLASFANPQRVSYGGELGVNVSF from the coding sequence ATGACCAAGGTGCAACTCTTTGCTCTATCGGCCGCATTGCTCGCCATAACCACCCTGAGCACTCCCGGCCCGGTCTACGCCACCGGGGTGTTCAACCAGTTCGTCGGGATGGGCGACAGCACCATTGATTCCGGGTATTTCGTTTATCATTCGACGGGGAACGCGTCCCTCGACGCGATGGTCGCTTCGGCCATCGCAAATGGCGCGGCCGGCGGCTGGGCAGGGCCCGGGGTCATGACCTCCACCTTTTTGGGGGCAAGGTTTGGCCTCTCCGCCGCGCCGGTCGGCGGCGGCGGAACAAACTACGCCAACGGCGCCGCCTATACGGCCCCCTTGAGCGCCACGGCCGGAGGCGCTGCCGCCCCAGGCAGCTTGACCGGAAACGTGGCCACGATCCAGCAGGTGACGAACTACGTCGCCTCCGTGGGGGGCGTGGCCAATCCCAACGCCCTGTATATCGTCAGCAGCGGCAACAACGATCTGATCTTCGCCCAGAACCAGGGCACGGCCTGGATCGCCGCCAACCCCAACTTCCTAAGCGGCCTGGCGGCCCAGTTCGCGGCCAGCGTGGCGAGCCTGCAGGCGGCCGGGGCCCGCACCATCATGGTCCCCAATACGTTCTACACCTCGACGTTGACCAGTACGGGCGGCCTCCTTCCGGCAAGCAATGCCGACGACTACCTGCGGGCCGTCGCCTACGGAAACAACAAGTGGGCGGACCTGTCGGCGGCAGGCGTGCGTTTCATTCCCGCCGACCTGACCAGCGTGTTCCGGTTCGTGTCGATCAATCCCACCCTGTTCGGGTTCACCCCGTCCTCGGTGCTGTCGGCCAACGCCCCGTCCTCGGTCCCCGCCTTGCTCACCTCCTGGGCCGACATCACCCCGGTCCAGTTGCAGACGTACCTGTTCGTCGACGGCCACCACCTGACCACGGCCGGCCAGCGGATCGAGGCGGATTACGAGGCCAGCCTGCTGACCGCGCCAGCCCTGATGTCCCTGCTGCCGGAAGCCGCGGTGCAGGGCGGCCTGGCCCGCGCAGCCACCATCCAGGGGCAGATCGACCTGTCCGGGCAGCACCGCGGGCCAAACGGCGTCAACGTCTGGGTCAGCGGCGGGATCAGTTCCCTGACGCTGCAAAATTTTTCGGGCTTCCCCGATGTTGCCGGCACCCCGCTGACAGGCTCGGCGGGCGCCGATTACCAGTTCCCTTTCGGGCTCGTCCTCGGCGCGGCCTTCACGGCCGGGACGCAGACCCAGGATTTCTCCATGGGCGGCGGCCACTTCGACCAGAATGACCAGGCGGTAAGCCTCTACACCGCCTACCGGGCCGGGCCGGTCTGGGGCAACGCGGTCGGGTCCGTGGGCTGGTATCAGGACAAGATCGAGCGCCCGGTCGCCCTCGGCCTCTACACCGACCAAAACAGCGCCAGCACCACCGGCCAGTCCCTGGCCCTGGCCCTGCGGGCCGGCGGCGACATCGCCCTCGGGCCGGTGACCACCGGGCCGGTGGCCGGTCTGGTGCTGCAGCAAGTGCGCTTAAAGGGCTTTACCGAGGCCGGCGCCAGCGGCGTCACAGCCCTGTCCTTTGGCGGCCAGACCCGCGATTCCGCTGTCAGCCAGCTCGGCTGGCGCGCCATGGTGGATATCGGCAGGTGGCAGCCTTTTGCCGAAGCCAAATGGAACCACGAACTGGTCAACCAGGACCGCAAGGTCAAGGCCGCCCTCACCTCGACCCCGGCCACGCCGTACAGCCTGGACGCCGCCCCGGTGGCCAAGGATTGGGCCGGCGCCTCGTTTGGCACCTCCTATAAAATAAACGACCAAATGATGATCAAAGCCACGGGTTTGGCGTCATTTGCCAATCCGCAACGGGTCAGCTACGGCGGCGAGTTGGGTGTGAACGTCAGCTTCTAG
- the nifJ gene encoding pyruvate:ferredoxin (flavodoxin) oxidoreductase produces MAKKMKSMDGNTATTHVAYALSDTAAIYPITPSSTMGEIADEWAAKGLKNIFGQILTIREMQSEAGAAGAVHGSLAAGALTTTFTASQGLLLMIPNMFKIAGELLPAVFHVSARAIATHALSIFGDHSDVMAARSTGFAMLASASVQECMDLALVTHLAAVEGSVPFIHFFDGFRTSHEIQKIETIDYEDMKSLVNVEKIAAFRARAMNPEHPDLRGTAQNPDIFFQGRERSNPYYQVLPGIVSAMMDKVSALTGRPYKLFDYVGAPDATRVIVSMGSSCETVEEVVNYLTAKGEKVGLVKVRLYRPFAPDYLFKVLPASAEVVTVLDRCKEPGSLGDPLYEDVCAAFIERGGSIPKLMTGRYGLGSKEFRPGMAKAIFDNMAAAAPKRHFVVGITDDVSGASLPMGGPLPTVPEGTVQCKFWGFGSDGTVGANKSAIKIIGDNTDLYAQGYFAYDSKKSGGITVSHLRFGKKPIQSTYLVDAADYIACHKPSYVHIYDILEGVKDGGTFVLNSSWGTAEELEKNLPGHILRTIADKKLKVYNIDAVAIGAKVGLGARINMIMQTAFFKLAGVLPIEEAISLLKDSIKKTYGNKGEKIVKMNMDAVDMAMEGLVEITVPASWASAVDTPAPAVDEPEYYNKVIRPILAQKGDEMPVSAFAENGSFPAATSRYEKRGVAINIPHWIKENCIQCNQCSLVCPHATIRPFLADEAEMAGAPASYDTLPASGKELKGLAYRMQVFPMDCMGCGSCADVCPAKQKALVMKPLETEVAEQNANNAFAMSLKNKAALVKRENLKGSQFQQPLLEFSGACAGCGETPYVKLITQLFGERMMVANATGCTSIWGGSAPTSPYAVNAEGFGPAWNNSLFEDAAEFGFGYNMALKQRRDKLADKVKAALAEELSDEARVALAGWLEGKDDAARSREFGDKMKALIAKKDPAMADIAADADIFTKKSVWIFGGDGWAYDIGYGGLDHVIASGEDVNILVVDTEVYSNTGGQASKSTPLGAIAKFASAGKVTGKKDLGRMAMTYGYVYVASIAMGADKNQTLKALIEAEAYPGPSIVIAYAPCINQGIRKGMGKSMEESKLAVEAGYWPLYRFNPAQKAEGKNPLTIDSKAPTGDLAAFLSGEVRYSALEKMAPEMSKKYRAEMDAAYKERFRQLQYLAAMPGNGSAVNEDAAGGQMPRETDDGHCIVPAYAENDRPDTAHDCNEGRDGK; encoded by the coding sequence ATGGCCAAGAAGATGAAAAGCATGGACGGCAACACCGCCACCACGCACGTCGCCTACGCGCTGAGCGACACGGCGGCCATTTATCCCATCACCCCCTCGTCCACCATGGGCGAGATCGCGGACGAATGGGCGGCCAAAGGACTGAAAAACATCTTCGGCCAGATCCTGACCATCCGTGAGATGCAGTCCGAAGCCGGCGCGGCCGGCGCGGTCCACGGGTCCCTCGCTGCCGGAGCCCTCACCACCACCTTCACCGCCTCCCAGGGTCTGCTGCTGATGATCCCCAACATGTTCAAGATCGCCGGCGAACTGCTCCCGGCCGTCTTCCACGTGTCGGCCCGGGCTATCGCCACCCACGCCCTGTCGATCTTCGGCGACCACTCCGACGTCATGGCCGCCCGGTCCACGGGCTTTGCCATGCTTGCCTCGGCCTCGGTCCAGGAATGCATGGACCTGGCCCTGGTCACCCACCTGGCCGCGGTCGAGGGCAGCGTCCCTTTCATCCACTTTTTCGACGGCTTCCGCACCTCCCACGAGATTCAGAAGATCGAAACCATCGACTACGAGGACATGAAGAGCCTGGTCAACGTCGAGAAGATCGCGGCCTTCCGGGCCCGGGCCATGAACCCCGAACACCCGGACCTTCGCGGCACGGCCCAGAACCCGGACATCTTCTTCCAGGGCCGCGAGCGCTCCAACCCCTACTATCAGGTCCTGCCCGGCATCGTGTCCGCCATGATGGACAAGGTCAGCGCCCTGACCGGCCGGCCCTACAAGCTTTTCGACTACGTGGGCGCCCCGGACGCCACCCGGGTCATCGTGTCCATGGGCTCCTCGTGCGAAACCGTCGAGGAAGTGGTCAACTACCTGACCGCCAAGGGTGAGAAGGTCGGCCTTGTCAAGGTGCGGCTCTATCGCCCCTTTGCCCCGGACTATCTCTTCAAGGTCCTGCCGGCCTCGGCCGAGGTGGTGACCGTCCTTGACCGCTGCAAGGAGCCGGGAAGCCTCGGCGATCCGCTTTACGAAGACGTGTGCGCGGCCTTTATCGAGCGCGGCGGCTCCATTCCCAAGCTCATGACCGGCCGCTACGGCCTCGGATCCAAGGAATTCAGGCCCGGGATGGCCAAGGCCATTTTCGACAACATGGCCGCCGCCGCGCCCAAGCGCCACTTCGTGGTCGGCATCACCGACGACGTTTCCGGCGCCTCCCTGCCCATGGGCGGCCCCCTGCCCACGGTTCCCGAAGGGACCGTCCAGTGCAAGTTCTGGGGATTCGGTTCCGACGGCACGGTCGGGGCCAACAAGTCGGCCATCAAGATCATCGGCGACAACACCGACCTCTACGCCCAGGGCTACTTCGCCTACGACTCGAAAAAATCCGGCGGCATCACCGTCTCGCACCTGCGTTTCGGCAAAAAGCCCATCCAGTCCACGTACCTGGTTGACGCGGCCGACTACATCGCCTGCCACAAGCCGAGCTACGTCCACATCTACGACATCCTGGAAGGCGTGAAGGACGGCGGCACCTTTGTGCTGAATTCCTCCTGGGGCACGGCCGAGGAACTGGAAAAGAACCTGCCCGGCCACATACTGCGCACCATTGCCGACAAAAAGCTCAAGGTCTACAACATCGACGCCGTGGCCATCGGGGCCAAAGTCGGCCTTGGCGCCCGCATCAACATGATTATGCAGACGGCCTTTTTCAAACTGGCCGGCGTCCTGCCCATCGAGGAAGCCATCAGCCTGCTCAAGGACTCCATCAAGAAGACCTACGGCAACAAGGGCGAGAAGATCGTCAAGATGAACATGGACGCCGTGGACATGGCCATGGAAGGCCTGGTCGAGATCACGGTGCCGGCCTCCTGGGCCAGCGCCGTCGACACTCCGGCCCCCGCGGTTGACGAGCCCGAATACTACAACAAGGTCATCCGCCCGATCCTGGCCCAGAAGGGCGACGAGATGCCGGTGTCGGCCTTTGCCGAGAACGGCTCCTTCCCGGCCGCCACCTCCCGGTACGAAAAACGCGGCGTGGCCATCAACATCCCGCACTGGATCAAGGAAAACTGCATCCAGTGCAACCAGTGTTCGCTGGTGTGCCCCCACGCCACCATCCGTCCCTTCCTGGCCGACGAGGCCGAGATGGCCGGCGCGCCCGCGAGCTACGACACCCTGCCGGCCAGCGGCAAGGAGCTCAAGGGCTTGGCTTACCGCATGCAGGTTTTCCCCATGGACTGCATGGGTTGCGGCTCCTGCGCCGATGTCTGCCCGGCCAAGCAGAAGGCGCTGGTCATGAAGCCCCTCGAAACCGAGGTGGCCGAACAGAACGCCAACAACGCCTTTGCCATGTCGCTTAAAAACAAGGCCGCGCTGGTCAAGCGCGAGAACCTGAAAGGCAGCCAGTTCCAGCAGCCGTTGCTCGAGTTCTCGGGCGCCTGCGCCGGTTGCGGCGAGACCCCCTACGTCAAGCTCATCACCCAGCTCTTCGGCGAACGGATGATGGTAGCCAACGCCACGGGTTGCACCTCCATCTGGGGCGGCTCCGCGCCCACCTCGCCCTATGCCGTCAATGCCGAGGGCTTCGGCCCGGCCTGGAACAACTCCCTCTTTGAGGACGCGGCCGAATTCGGTTTCGGCTACAACATGGCCCTCAAGCAACGCCGGGACAAGCTGGCCGACAAGGTCAAGGCCGCCCTGGCCGAGGAGCTGTCCGACGAGGCCCGGGTGGCCCTGGCCGGTTGGCTGGAGGGCAAAGACGACGCCGCCCGCTCCCGCGAGTTCGGGGACAAGATGAAGGCGCTCATCGCCAAAAAAGACCCGGCCATGGCCGACATCGCGGCCGATGCCGACATCTTCACCAAGAAATCGGTGTGGATCTTCGGCGGCGACGGCTGGGCCTACGACATCGGCTACGGCGGCCTCGACCACGTCATCGCCTCGGGCGAGGACGTCAACATCCTGGTCGTGGACACCGAAGTCTATTCCAACACCGGCGGCCAGGCCTCCAAGTCCACGCCGCTCGGCGCCATCGCCAAGTTCGCCTCGGCCGGCAAGGTCACGGGCAAAAAGGACCTGGGCCGCATGGCCATGACCTACGGCTACGTTTACGTGGCCTCCATCGCCATGGGCGCGGACAAGAACCAGACCCTCAAAGCCCTGATCGAAGCCGAAGCCTATCCCGGACCGTCCATCGTCATCGCCTACGCTCCCTGCATCAACCAGGGCATCAGAAAGGGCATGGGCAAGTCCATGGAAGAGAGCAAGCTGGCCGTCGAAGCCGGCTACTGGCCGCTGTACCGTTTCAACCCGGCGCAAAAGGCCGAGGGCAAGAATCCGTTGACCATCGACTCCAAGGCCCCGACCGGCGATCTCGCTGCCTTCCTGTCCGGCGAAGTCCGCTACTCGGCCCTCGAAAAGATGGCTCCCGAAATGTCCAAGAAATACCGGGCCGAGATGGACGCCGCCTACAAGGAACGCTTCCGACAGCTGCAATACCTGGCCGCCATGCCCGGCAATGGCTCGGCCGTGAACGAGGACGCCGCAGGCGGACAGATGCCGCGCGAGACGGACGACGGGCATTGCATCGTGCCGGCCTACGCCGAGAACGACCGCCCCGACACCGCCCACGACTGCAACGAAGGCCGTGACGGCAAATAA
- a CDS encoding SRPBCC family protein, whose amino-acid sequence MVKPPPALAAGVHGSRGDPMVRFDLVTIWRIGASLPDVWQALTEPSRWPEWWPGLETAIELDKDGTDGPLPDDRRRFVWKGVFPYRLTTDIRIVHVEPFRTIEAVASGDVAGTGVWRFAARGGLTEARHEWRVRVTAPWLSVLSRLARPLVCWNHGKIMEWGAHGLARRLGAGCCIVEKEPALPAEGQGQRQ is encoded by the coding sequence ATGGTGAAACCACCGCCGGCCCTGGCCGCAGGCGTGCACGGCAGCAGAGGCGATCCCATGGTCCGTTTCGATCTGGTCACCATTTGGCGCATCGGCGCGAGCCTTCCCGATGTCTGGCAGGCACTGACCGAGCCGTCCCGCTGGCCGGAGTGGTGGCCGGGCCTGGAAACGGCCATCGAACTGGACAAGGACGGCACGGACGGCCCCCTGCCGGACGACCGGCGGCGGTTCGTCTGGAAGGGTGTTTTCCCCTACCGGCTGACCACGGACATCCGGATCGTCCACGTCGAACCCTTCCGGACCATCGAGGCCGTGGCCTCCGGAGATGTGGCCGGCACCGGCGTTTGGCGGTTTGCCGCCCGAGGCGGCCTGACCGAGGCCCGGCACGAATGGCGGGTCCGGGTCACGGCCCCGTGGCTGTCCGTCCTTTCCCGGCTGGCCCGGCCGCTGGTCTGTTGGAACCACGGCAAGATCATGGAGTGGGGGGCCCACGGCCTGGCCCGGCGGCTTGGAGCCGGCTGCTGCATCGTGGAAAAAGAGCCCGCCCTCCCGGCGGAGGGCCAGGGCCAACGCCAATAG